Proteins encoded together in one Macadamia integrifolia cultivar HAES 741 chromosome 8, SCU_Mint_v3, whole genome shotgun sequence window:
- the LOC122085976 gene encoding transcription initiation factor TFIID subunit 4b-like isoform X6, translating to MFPAVGDQGRASKENSPKHPLAPFLFSGSLPIEGNCSGGRAFAAALFLFSFSFRPSSAVLSHGGNPTSSQLVPRWHNSNQEENATSQTHQEERNNMWSQVQHSTETVQIHSGSGAENQQQQIVSSQGHSELPMQRKQSNDDQQQLQVEQNSLQMSQKNGAQISEQSPGHLPEKERLPVADSQNQYPKLQKMNNQLTTAADQASNPVFRGKLPFAMFLPVMEANLDKDRAMQLRTIFAKLRKNEINKEDFVRHMRNIAGDNMVKQAVAKVQMQTGPYQFQLQSQASLQHQNQPPQQQQQQPKMPNVQQFSDPQSFTQLHQKGPPTDRSQIPTSTAQGQNDSNFPTTEKSSQKSRETEHQLDSPGMHLSQSSSASVSMVNQEKGLSPIQIQGINKQQQQLQHLPFPHTSFPMYATMVGNYSPHSCSGPPISGATTSRKSQTQDSQMRQVPLHQGMVSNQLGGATQPMNMMIMPKYEMQNSLTEPKRLQGGTHLASHSTMEQNPAQRQSSVSEEQKGGALSLMVYVKQELLDQTAEQQQMPQLSDSQGSSSLGPVQVDQEETTEKQVARIPFSTSANAAVPTNLASGSVATPMDATLPMRPQIPSAATPVGAGMNMKTPPKRASISQKRPVEAVGTPSPLSSKKQKVTGAFLDQSIEQLNDVTAVSGVNLREEEEQLLSAPKEESRASEATRRVVQEEEERLILQKIPLQKKLAQLMSKSGIKSVSNDVERCLSLCVEERMCSLISNLIRLSKQRVDIERPRHHTIISSDVRHQILMMNRKAKEEWEKKQAEEAEQQRKLNEAGGNIGVDGDKDNDEARTKTLKWSGTDHWCAVHLITSKDRDLSFGPGFSQA from the exons ATGTTCCCGGCGGTCGGCGATCAAGGGCGAGCATCGAAGGAGAATAGCCCAAAACATCCCCTtgctcctttcctcttctccggtTCCCTTCCCATAGAGGGCAATTGCAGCGGCGGGAGGGCATTTGCGGCGGCCTTGTTcttattctccttctcctttcgGCCATCAAGTG CTGTCTTGTCCCATGGTGGCAATCCTACTTCCAGTCAGCTGGTTCCCCGATGGCATAATTCCAACCAAGAAGAAAATGCTACCTCCCAAACTCATCAAGAAGAACGAAACAATATGTGGTCACAAGTCCAGCATTCAACTGAAACAGTGCAGATACATTCTGGATCTGGTGCTGAGAACCAGCAGCAGCAAATTGTCAGCTCACAGGGACACAGTGAACTCCCTATGCAGCGGAAACAATCAAATGATGATCAGCAACAGTTGCAGGTGGAGCAAAACTCCCTCCAGATGTCTCAGAAAAATGGAGCCCAAATTTCTGAACAAAGTCCTGGTCACTTACCAGAAAAGGAGAGATTGCCGGTGGCAGACAGCCAAAATCAATAtccaaaattacaaaagatgaaCAATCAACTAACAACTGCTGCAGACCAAGCAAGTAACCCAGTTTTTCGTGGTAAACTACCATTTGCTATGTTTCTCCCAGTGATGGAGGCGAACCTTGATAAAGACAGAGCTATGCAGCTTCGTACAATTTTTGCTAAATTGAGG aaaaatgaaatcaacAAAGAGGACTTTGTCCGGCATATGAGGAATATTGCAGGGGATAATATGGTCAAACAGGCCGTGGCGAAAGTTCAGATGCAG ACAGGACCCTACCAATTTCAGTTACAGTCTCAAGCTTCTTTGCAGCACCAGAATCAGCCTccacagcaacagcagcagcaaccCAAAATGCcgaatgttcaacagttcagtgATCCACAATCATTTACTCAACTTCATCAAAAGGGACCTCCTACTGACCGGTCTCAGATTCCAACTTCAACAGCTCAAGGGCAAAATGATTcaaactttcctaccacagagaAGAGCTCTCAGAAGTCCAGAGAGACGGAACATCAGTTAGATTCACCAGGAATGCATTTGAGCCAATCATCTTCTGCTAGTGTGAGCATGGTCAATCAGGAAAAAGGACTCTCCCCCATTCAAATCCAAGGGATTaacaagcagcagcagcagctgcaGCATTTGCCCTTTCCTCACACATCATTCCCAATGTATGCAACCATGGTTGGCAATTATTCTCCGCATTCATGTTCTGGGCCACCTATCAGTGGTGCAACAACTTCCCGTAAATCGCAAACTCAAGATTCTCAAATGAGACAAGTTCCGCTTCATCAAGGCATGGTTTCAAATCAGTTGGGAGGGGCAACTCAGCCCATGAACATGATGATTATGCCTAAATATGAGATGCAAAACTCTCTTACTGAGCCCAAGAGATTGCAAGGTGGAACTCACTTGGCAAGCCATTCAACAATGGAGCAAAATCCAGCTCAGAGGCAATCATCAGTGAGTGAAGAGCAAAAAGGTGGCGCTTTGTCATTGATGGTTTATGTGAAGCAGGAATTACTTGATCAGACTGCTGAGCAGCAGCAAATGCCCCAATTGTCAGATTCCCAAGGTTCATCTTCGTTAGGTCCTGTACAGGTTGACCAAGAGGAAACCACAGAAAAGCAGGTGGCTAGAATTCCTTTCTCAACATCTGCAAATGCAGCAGTGCCTACAAATTTAGCTTCTGGTTCCGTAGCAACACCAATGGATGCTACTTTGCCG ATGCGCCCTCAAATCCCATCTGCAGCCACCCCAGTTGGGGCTGGAATGAATATGAAGACACCTCCAAAGAGAGCTTCTATCAGCCAAAAGAGACCAGTCGAAGCAGTTGGCACTCCATCCCCTTTGTCTAG TAAAAAACAAAAGGTTACTGGAGCTTTTCTGGATCAAAGCATCGAACAACTCAATGATGTTACTGCTGTCAGTGGAGTTAATTTGAGG GAAGAGGAGGAGCAGCTATTATCTGCACCTAAAGAGGAAAGTAGGGCTTCAGAAGCTACTCGGAGGGTcgtgcaagaagaagaagaaagactgATACTGCAGAAAATACCCCTTCAAAAGAAATTAGCACAACTCA TGTCCAAAAGTGGCATAAAGAGTGTAAGTAATGACGTGGAGCGTTGCCTGTCATTG TGTGTAGAGGAGAGAATGTGCAGTTTGATAAGTAATCTGATCAGACTATCAAAACAG AGGGTTGATATTGAAAGGCCACGACATCATACTATTATTTCCTCTGATGTTCGGCATCAAATTTTAATGATGAACCGAAAAGCCAAAGAAGAGTGGGAGAAAAAACAGGCTGAAGAAGCTGAACAGCAACGGAAACTTAATGAA GCAGGGGGAAACATTGGTGTTGATGGTGACAAGGACAACGATGAAGCTCGTACAAAGACGCTCAAG TGGTCAGGGACAGATCACTGGTGTGCCGTGCATTTGATTACATCCAAGGATCGAGATCTCAGTTTTGGACCTGGTTTCAGTCAGGCTTGA
- the LOC122087422 gene encoding glucosamine 6-phosphate N-acetyltransferase, protein MQKEIPGEERFKVRRLEISDKSKGFIELLQQLSVCDSVPEEEFRTRFEELKSHGDDHVICVIEDDQSGKIIATGSVFVEKKFLRNCAKVGHIEDVVVDSSARGLKLGQKIVSSLTDHARCVGCYKVILDCSVDNIGFYEKCGFKQKEIQMARYFDQ, encoded by the coding sequence ATGCAGAAAGAGATACCTGGAGAAGAACGATTCAAGGTCAGGAGACTAGAGATCTCAGACAAGAGCAAAGGTTTCATAGAGCTCCTGCAACAACTAAGCGTTTGTGATTCTGTGCCTGAGGAGGAGTTCAGAACACGGTTTGAAGAGCTCAAATCTCATGGCGACGATCATGTTATCTGCGTCATAGAGGATGACCAATCCGGGAAGATCATCGCTACGGGCAGCGTCTTCGTGGAGAAGAAGTTTCTGCGCAACTGCGCGAAAGTAGGGCACATTGAGGATGTGGTCGTCGATTCTAGTGCTCGAGGGTTGAAATTGGGGCAGAAGATTGTTTCCTCTCTCACGGATCACGCTCGATGTGTCGGTTGCTATAAGGTAATTCTCGATTGCAGCGTTGATAATATAGGGTTTTATGAGAAATGCGGGTTCAAGCAGAAGGAGATTCAAATGGCGAGGTATTTCGATCAGTGA
- the LOC122087423 gene encoding iron-sulfur assembly protein IscA-like 2, mitochondrial, which yields MSRSLLHRLTPFISARIRYNQRLLTSALDKAPSGAQDALHMTDDCIRRMKELQASTEDKMLRLSVETGGCSGFQYVFLFDDKTNPDDRVFEKDGVKLVVDKISYDFVKGATVDYVEELIRSAFLVTSNPSAVGGCSCKSSFMVK from the exons ATGTCTAGGTCTCTCCTTCACCGTCTTACGCCCTTTATCTCTGCACGGATTCGATACAATCAGAGACTTCTTACCTCTGCTCTCGATAAAGCTCCATCCGGAGCTCAAGACGCCTTACACATGACGGATGATTGCATTcga AGAATGAAAGAACTGCAAGCATCTACAGAGGATAAAATGCTTCGGTTGAGTGTAGAAACTGGTGGATGTTCTGGGTTTCAATATGTATTTTTGTTCGATGACAAAACAAATCCAGATGACAG AGTTTTTGAGAAGGATGGTGTTAAGCTGGTGGTCGATAAAATTTCATACGACTTTGTCAAAGGTGCAACTGTTGATTATGTCGAAGAGCTTATTCGGTCTGCTTTCCTG GTAACTTCAAATCCAAGTGCAGTGGGTGGTTGTAGTTGTAAAAGCTCTTTTATGGTGAAATAG